The sequence GCGTCGACGATGTCCTGGAGATTCTGGCGCTGCCGCTGCTGGGCGTCGTCCCCGACTCCAAGGCGGTGCTCAATGCCTCTAACGAAGGAGTGCCGGTGATTCTCCATGAGGACAGCGACGCCGGTCAGGCCTACCGTGATGCGGTGGCCCGCTATCTGGGGGAGGAAGTGCCACACCGCTTCATCCGTCCGGAGAAGAAGGGGCTGTTGGGCCGCCTGTTTAGGGGAGGGTAAGATCATGGGCTTGTTGAATTATTTCCGCTCGTCGCGCCCCAAGAGCGCTCAGGTGGCCAAGGAGCGTCTGCAGATTCTGGTCGCCCATGAGCGCAAACTGCGCGATGCCCCCAGTTACCTGCCGCAGATGCAGCAGGAGATCCTGGCGGTCATCCGCAAATACGTCGCCGTGGACGACGATGCCATCTCCATTCAGATGGAGCAGGACGCCGAACACGAAATTCTCGAAGTCAACATCGTCCTGCCGGAAGACGGGACCGGTGGCAAGGTTCATTCACAGCCGTTGAGGTGAGCAGTATGGCGAAGCTGAAACAGTCCCGGGGGGAGGAAATCGGTCTGGCGGCCGGCGAGATCTGGCGTTACCTGAACCAGTATGGTGAGGCCAGTCCGTCCAAACTGGCATCGGCCACCGGCCTGAGCGCCAAGGAAGTGCAGCGGGCCATCGGCTGGCTGGCGCGGGAAGGGAAGCTTATCATAGAGACGGACGGCCGGACGGAGATTTTCCGCCTGGCCTGAGTCCCGACAAAAACAGAGAGGAGGAGTGTTATGCGCAAGACATTGTTAAGCTTGGTCATCGCCGCGTCGATGACGGGAACGGCCGCCTGGGCCGCGGAAGACAGCGTGGACGCCGGTGGCGTGCGCCTGAAGATCCGCCCCCAGACCCAGGGGCAGCAGGCTCCCGTGCAGGGTGGTATGAACATGCAGCAGGGAGGTGGCATGGGTATGCAGGGCGGCGGTATGATGGGCGGCAACATGATGGGGATGATGCGGCAGTTCCATCAGAAAGTGCTGGCTCGCCTGGAGGCGATCGAGAAGAAAATCGACCACCTGGGTGAGGAAATGGATCACACCCAGGAGGAAATCGATCATATCTTCAAGGAGCGGGAGAAGGAATCCCATCAGCAGCTCAAGGAGATTGAGGAAAAACTCAAGCATATGAGCAAAGAGATCGACCACATCCTTGCTGAGCGGGAAAAGGAATCCCACAAACAGCTTGCGGCCATCGCCGAAAAACTGGACCACATGGGCAAGGAGATCGACCACATTCTCAAGGAGCGGGAGAAGGAATCCCATCAGCGTCTCGAAGCCATCGAGAACAAGTTGGAGCACATCTTGCGGGAGGAGGAACGGGAAGTGCACCCCGGCCGCTGAATTTTCCCAGTATCGAATTCGCACCCGGCGCCCCGCTTTTGCGGGGCGTTTTTGTTACCATCGAATTGGAGATCGTCTATTGGTAAGGAGGATTTGCCATCGGCCGTGCCTTCTTGCGTCAGCTGCTTGCCAGCGCCTTCGATTTGGCGCCGGTACTGCTCGTCATCCTCCTGTTCCAAGTGGGGGTGGTGCGTCAGCCCCTGCCGGATCTGGCCGGTTTGCTCGCCGGCATCGGCCTGACCGTGACGGGACTGACCTGTTTCGTGCTCGGTCTGGAACAGGCCCTGTTTCCCCTGGGGGAATCGATGGCCTATGCCTTCGCCCGCAAGGGTAGCCTGTTCTGGCTCTGCGTCTTCGCCTTTTGTCTCGGTTTTGCCACCACGGTTGCGGAACCGGCGCTGATCGCCGTGGCCGGGCAGGCGGCGGAAATTGCCACCGCCGGCGGGTTGATCGCTGCTTCCCCGGCGGCGCAGGCCGGTTACGCCCTCGGTTTGCGGCTGGCGGTGGCGCTGGCGGTGGGTGTGGCGCTGGTGATCGGGGTGTTGCGCATCGTTTACGGCTGGTCGCTGGCGCGGCTGATGATCCTGGGATATCTGGCGGTGATGGCGGTGACCGGCCTGGCCCCGGCGGAGATCATCGGCATCGCCTACGATTCCGGCGGTGTGACCACCTCCACCATTACCGTGCCGCTGGTGACGGCTCTGGGCGTGGGGCTGGCCCATTCGATCCGGGGGCGCAATCCCCTGGTGGACGGTTTCGGTCTGATCGCCTTCGCCTCCCTGACGCCGATGATCTTCGTCATGCTTTACGGGATCGGAATGCGATGGCTTGGTTGAAGGATCTGCTGGGGGCGATGACCGACCTCATGCCGATTGCGGTCACCATCGGGGTGTTCCAGCTTGGGGTCATTCACCGCCCGCTGCCCCAGTGGCGCCGGCTGCTGGGCGGTTTGGCGCTGGTGGTGGTCGGCATGGCCTTGTTTCTACGCGGGCTGGAGTCGGCCCTGTTTCCGCTGGGTGAATTGATGGCCCGCCAGCTCACCGGTTCTGGCTTCATTGAACCGGCGAGGGGGGCGCTGGCCTACGATTGGGTGTATGCGTTTGCCTTTTGCCTGGGTTTCGCCACCACCCTGGCGGAACCGGCCCTCATCGCCGTGGCCCTCAAAGCCCAGGAAATCTCCGGTGGCGCCATCCATGCCTGGGGGTTGCGCCTGGCGGTGTCGCTGGGGGTGGCCATCGGGCTGGTGCTGGGGGCTTACCGCATCGTCAGCGGCGCCAGCCTGTTCGTCTTCATCGTCGGCGGTTATGCGGTGGTGGTGCTGCAGACCGTATTCGCGCCCCGGTCGATCGTCGGTCTGGCCTACGATTCCGGGGGCGTGACCACCTCGACGGTGACCGTGCCGCTGGTCACGGCCCTGGGGCTGGGGTTGGCCCGGGCGGTGCCGGGGCGGGACGTGCTGGTGGACGGTTTCGGCCTGATCGCCTTCGCCAGCCTGTTTCCGATCATGACCGTGCTGGGGTATGCTCAACTGGCCGAATGGTCGGCACGACGAGGACATTGATCCATGCGTTTCAAACTGATCGTAGTGTTCGTGGAGGACGACAAGACCGAGCTGGTGCTCGAAACCGCACGGGAGTATGGCGCCACCGGGGCTACCGTCATTACCAACGCCCGCGGCGAGGGAACGGTGCGTCCGCGCACCTTCCTGGGATTGAGTCTGGAAAGCCAGCGCGACGTGGTGCTGATGCTGGTGGAGCAGCACCTGAGCCGCACCATCCTGGAGGCGGTCGCACGGGCGGCGGAGTTCGACGACACGCCGGGAACCGGCATCGCTTTTCAGATCGACGTGGAAGATGCCGTGGGTGTGCGCCATCAGGTGGAGAAGCTGGTGCCCCTGATCGAAGGAGAGATCTGAATGAACGAGATCCGAACCATCATCCGGGTGCGCGACATCATGCGCACCGACTTCGGCACAATCGACGGCATCGCCACCGTGGACGAGGCTCTGCGGACCATGAAACGGCTCAAGACCTCAGTGTTGCTGGTGAACAGGCGCCATGAGGACGACGAGTACGGCCTCATCACCTCCGCCGACATCGCCCGTCACGTGCTCGCCCGGGATCGCTCTCCCGAACGGGTCAACGTCTACGAGGTGATGGAGAAGCCGGTGATCACAATCCACCCGGACATGGACATCCGCTACTGTTCGCGCTTGTTCGCCCGCTACAGTCTGGTGCGCGCCCCGGTGATCGAGAACCGGGTGGCGATCGGCATGGTGAGCCCCAATTCCCTGGTGCTCGACGGCCTGTATCAGCTGCTGAAATAGACTCAGTCCTCCTTCAGCCGCACTGCCAGCACGTCGCACTTGGCGTGGTGGATGACGCTGGAGGCGGTCGAACCCAGCAGGATTCCCAGCCCCCGGCGGCTGTGGGAGCCGACCACGATCAGATCGACACCTTCCTCTTCGGCGACGCGGACGATTTCCACCCTGGGACTGCCGACTTCGACCCAGCGCCGCTTCGGCGGTACCCCCAGGGTTTCGCCCATCTTGTCGAGCTTTTCCTTGGAGGCGGCGATCAGTTGTTCGGTGATGTCGGTGTCGAAAGGAATGATGGGGCCGTAGATGGAGTCGGTTACCGGTAGATTGTCCACCACGTGGAGGAGACTGAGCTTTGCCTGGTAGCGCTCGGCCAGGTCCCGGGCGCGTTCGGCGACCAGTTCCCCATGTTCGGAAAAGTCGGCGGCGATGAGAATGTGCTGATACGGCTGCATGGAGCTTCCTCCTCGAGGGTTTCGGGATGGGGAAATCATAACAGAGCGGTCGTCCCGGCGTCAGGCCAGGGTCCGGCGGGCCTGTTCCAGCTTTTCCTCCGCTGCCAACCAGGCCGCTTCGGCCTCGGTCAGCCGCCTGTCGATCTCCCCCTTGCGCTTGAGCAGGGTTTGCAGCCGTTCCCGGGCGTCTTCCTGGTATAGACCCGGATCGGCCAGCTGCGCTTCCAGCTCGGCCTGTTCGGCGCTGAGGCGTTCATAATCGGCCTCGGCCTTTTCCAGGGCCTGTTTGAGGGGCTGAAGCTGTTGGCGGCGGCGGGCTTCCTCACGGCGCAGGTCCCTACGGGAGGGTGCGGTGCGCTGGGGTTTGGGGGCGTCGCTCAGGCTGCGCTGCTGCAGCAGCCAGCGGCGGTAGTCTTCCAGATCACCGTCGTAGGGGCGTACCCGGCCGTCGGCCACCAGCCAGAAGCGGTCGGTGGTGGTGCGCAGCAGATGGCGGTCGTGGGATACCAGCACCAAAGCCCCTTCGTAGTCCTGCAAACTTAAGGTGAGGGCGTGACGCATCTCCAGGTCGAGGTGATTGGTGGGTTCGTCCAGCAGCAACAGGTTGGGGCGTTGATAGACGATCAGTCCCAGGGCGAGTCGGGCCTTCTCGCCACCGGAGAAAGTCGCCACTGGGGTGGTGGCGCGCTCGCCGCTGAAGCCGAAGCCGCCCAGAAAGGCGCGCAGCCGCTGTTCCTCGGCACTGCGGTCGAGGCGCTGCAGGTGTTCCAGGGCGGTACGATCCGGGTCGAGTTGCTCCAGCTGGTGCTGGGCGAAGTAGCCGATCTTCAGGTGCTCGGCGGTTTCCAGTTCGCCCGCTAGGGGCGCCAGTCGGCCCGCCAGGGTCTTGATCAGGGTGGACTTGCCGGCGCCGTTGGGACCGAGCAGGCCGATGCGATCGCCGGGGTCGAGATGGAAGTCCACCTCGCGCAGGATGGTACGCTCGGGATAACCGGCGCGCACCCGCTCCAGCCGCAGCAGGGGGAAGGGCAGGTATTCGGGACGCCGGAGGCGGAACCGGAAAGGGGAGTCCACGTGGGCCGGGGCGATTTCTTCCAGGCGTTCGAGCATCTTGATCCGGCTCTGGGCCTGGCGGGCCTTGGTGGCCTTGGCGCGGAAACGGTTGACGAACTGCTGCAGGCGCTGGCGTTCCTGTTGCTGGCGTCGCCAGGCGGCCTGCTGCTGGGCCAGGGTCTGGGCACGCAGTTTTTCGAAGGCGGAATAGTTGCCGCTGTAGTGGCGTACCTGACCGTGGTCGATGTGGAGGATGTGGTCGCAAGTCTCGTCGAGGAAGTCACGGTCGTGGGAAATCAGCAGCAGGGTGCCGGGATAACGGTTGAGCCATTCCTGCAGCCAGATCACCGCATCCAGGTCCAGGTGGTTGGTGGGTTCGTCCAGCAGCAACAGGTCGGAACGGCACATCAGGGTCTGGGCCAGGTTCAGGCGCATGCGCCAGCCGCCGGAAAATTCCGCCACCGGCCGCGACAAATCGTTCTGGGAGAAGCCGAAGCCGGCGAGCAGGCGGGCGGCCCGGGCTTTGGCCTGATAGCCGCCGATGGCTTCGAGGCGGGCGTGAAGCTCGGCCTGGCGCAGCCCGTCGCCGTCCGCCTCCGCTCGGCGCAGGTCGGTTTCCAGGCGGCGCAGCTCGCGGTCGCCGTCGAGGACGAATTCCAGCGCCGGACGCTCGAGGGCGGTGATTTCCTGGGACACGGCGGCGATCACCAGGTCGGGCGGCATCCGGATGTGGCCTCTGTCAGGCGTCAGTTCGCCGCAGATCAGGCCCAGCAGGCTGGACTTGCCGGCGCCGTTGGTCCCCACCAGGCCGGTCTTGTCGCCGCGCTGGACGGTGAAATCGGCGTGCTCGAACAGCAGCCGGGGGCCGCGGCGTAGGGAGACGTCATGGAAGCTGAGCATTTAGCTGGTCAGATAGCGGTTTTTCAGTTCCACGTAGTGGTCGGCGGAATAGCGCAGGAATTGCCGTTCCTGGTCGGTCAGGGGCCGCTGCGGGCGGGCCGGGCTGCCGACATAGACCTGGCCGGAAGTCAAGCGTTTCCCCGGCGGCACCAGGGCGCCGGCGCCGAGAATGACCTCTTCCTCCAGCACCGCCCCGTCCATGACGATGGCGCCGATGCCGATCAGGCAGCGGTCGCCGACGGTACAGCCGTGCAGCACGGCCCGGTGGCCGACGGTCACCTGCTGGCCGATCCGCAGCGCAAAGCCGCCGGGGCTGTAGGGGCTGTCGTGGGTGACGTGGAGGACGCAGGCGTCCTGGATGTTGCTGGCCCGGCCCACGTGGATGTGGTGGATGTCGCCGCGCAGCACCGCCTGGGGCCAGACGGAGACGTCATCGTCGAGATGGACGTCGCCGATGACCAGGGCGGTGTCGGCCACGTACACCCGCTGTCCGAAGTGGGGAACCTTGTCTTCGAAAGTCTGACGCTTCAAGGCGATCTCCTTGGGGCTATACTCGATATGAAGATCAACGATCATCGGGGAGCGTGCCATGCTCGTGTTTCTCGCCGTCCTGGCGGCGGCCATCATTATCGTGCTTGTTTACGGGATTGTCATTTACAACCGCCTGGTCGATCTCAAACACGCCGTCTCCCAGGCCTGGTCGAACATTCAGGTGCTGCTCAAACAGCGCCACGACGAACTGCCGAAACTGGTCGAGGTCTGCAAACGTTACATGAAGTTCGAGCAGGCCACCCTGGAAAAGGTGATGCAGGCACGCAACCGCGTGTTCCAGGCCCAGCGGCAGGGGGACCTGGAGCGGCTGGGGGCGGCCGAGGGCCAGCTGCGTCAGGGGCTGATGAACCTGTTCGCGGTGGCGGAGAACTACCCCGAGCTCAAGGCCGACCGCGCCTTCCGGCACCTGGAGAGCCGCATCACCGAGCTGGAGAACGCCATCGCCGACCGGCGGGAATTCTACAATGCCGCCGTCAACGCCAACAACGTTCGCATCGAGCAGTTTCCCGACGTGATTTTGGCTCGCTGGTTCAACTTCAAGCCCTTCGAACTGCTGCGTTTCGAGGCCGGCGAGATCCGCGACGTCGAGTTGAGCTCCCTGTTCGGCTGATGGCCGCCTTCGCCGCCTGGCTGCGGACTCTGCCGGCCTGGCAATTCTGGATTCTGATCATAGCCGCGGCCGTGGTGACGCTGGTCGCATTGTGGCTGGGCATTCGGAAGCTGCGTCTGGCGCGCCTGATCGAGGACACGCCGACCGCCCGCATTCGTTCCGCTCCCCAGGGATTCGTAGAACTGGTGGGGCGGGCGGTGATGCTCGAGGGGGAACCGGTCATCGCCCCGCTCAGCGGCAGATACTGCGTCTGGTACCGCTACCGGGTGGAGGCATGGCGTCAGGGATTCGGGCAGCGGGGCCGCTGGCGCGTAGTCGAAGAAGGCGAGAGCGAAGCGCTGTTCGCCCTGGAGGACGGCAGCGGCCGCTGCATCGTCGATCCGGCCGGGGCGCAGGTGGTAACGCACCACGAGAACACTTGGCGCAGCGACGAGCGGCTGCCGCCGGGTCACCACGATCCCTTCGGGGCCTATCGCTATCAGGAATGCCGGCTCGAAGCGGACGACCCGCTGTACGCTCTGGGCTGGTTTCAGACCCTCCGTGGGTCGGGGGAGGACAGCCTGAAGGCGGAAACCGCTAGCCTGCTGCGACGCTGGAAGGCCGACCGGGCGGCGCTGTTGCAGCGTTTCGACATCAACCGCGACGGCGAGATCGATCCGAAGGAATGGCGGCTGGTGCGCAAACAGGCGGAACGGACGGTGCTGCGCCAGCGCCTGCAGCGGCAGGCCCCGGCCGCGGTGAACCTCCTGCAGCGGCCCCCGCGGCGCGGTCAGCCTTATGTGCTTTCAAGTTATCCCCAGGCGTATTTGAGCCGGCGTTACCGCTGGCAGGGGTGGGGCGGGCTGCTGGTGTTCGTCCTGTTCGTCGCCTTCATTGCTTGGTGCCTGCCGCAGCGTCCAGTTTGACGCCCTCCAGGGTGAACAGATCGTAGGCCGTCGAGCCCTCAAGCCGCTGGCGCAGGTTGAAGGTAGCCTTGCGGTGGCGGGTGTAATAGATGTCCACCCACTGGCCGCGGCGCCAGGTCTGGGCTGGCGCCAACAGGCAGGTGTCGCGTTCGATGGCCGGTTGGGCCGGCGTCAGGACCGCCCAGCGGTATTGGGGTTCGGTTCCGTCCTCACCGATATCGGGAACGAAGCGGCTTGCAACCACCAGCTGGGCGTTGAAGCTCAGCAGCTCCACGCCCAGGGTGAGCGGGTGCTCGGGCTGTTGGTGGAGCCAGCGAATGGTGGCGATTTCCGGTTCCCTGTCCTCACGCAGGAGACTGAGAATTTCCCCTGGGCGCAGGTGGGGACAGGCCGAACCGTGCCAATACAGCCGGTAACCGCGAGCCGAGACGTCCACCACTTGGGCGGAAAATTCCGTGACGTCTTTCTGGGGGGTTATCACGGAATTTCCCCAGATGTCTTCCGGGCGGATCTGGGGTTTGTCTGCGTTCAGGCTGTGGAGTGCAGCCACTTCGGAATAACGCCTCTCATCGTCTTTTTCTCCGATGTCTAGAGGGGATTCCAGGGAGAAACCGGGTTCCGGTTCCAGCGTGACCGGCGTCCTCCGCATCAGTGCCTCGAGATCGGTGTCATGGTGTTTGCGGAGAAAGGCCACGAGATCATCCAGCCCGACGATGGTCTGACAGTTGCGCTGCTGGCGGCGCCGGAGCCAGCGGCGTTGTTTCGGGGCGCCTAGGGAATGGGCCAGTTGCAGGGCGAGCCGGCGGGACTGACCGAACGGCAGGGTTTCGACCCCACTGGGCTTCTCCGTTTTTACGTAATCCAACAGCTGCCGCGTCACCGGCTGGGTGAAAAGGAAACGGCGGTCTGCCCGGGGACGCTTGAGATCCGGCAGACGCTTGCAGGGGCGTGGCGGGGCTGGGTCGAGACAATCGAAGGCGAAACCGGCGCTCTGGTCCCGGTGGAGAGGGTCTGGGCGAATGATCAGGGAACGCCCGAACCGGCGCAGCAGGCGGTCGATCTGGCGCAGTTCCCGGGGGCGGAAGCGCGGTGGGTTGCAGATGGCGAAAAGGAACAGGACGTGCAGCGGTTCGCGGACCGGCTCGGCAGCAGGATGGAGCAGGAGTTCGTGGCGCTCGATCAGTTGAAAGAGATGATAGACCTTCTTCCAGAAGGCGGCGCCGGGCGGCGCATAGCTCTGGGCTCGGTGAAGACCGAGGCGGGCCAGCCAGTCTAGGGCGTGGTGCAGGATGGGCAGAACCGCCTCCGCCGAAGTGGGTGCGAGGGCCCAGGTATCGGCGAGCAGGGCGTAATTGCGGGCCATCAGTTCGCACAGATCCAACAGCAGTTGCGCTTTTTCCGCCTGGGTCGGGGGCAGGGGCAGGGGGGCATCGAACAGCTTTTCTTCAAGCGTGGCAGCGAGCGTCAGTAGATGCGGTTGATAGCATTGCAGCAGAAGCGCCCGTTGGTGCGGTACGAGAGGCTGTTCCACCAATTGGCATAGCTGTTCCCGCAGGCAGCGGGCCACCCGTGATGGATCCACCCAGGGTAAATCCTGAAGCCAGGTTTGCAGGGTTTGCGGTTCGAGCAGGGAAGACTCCGCCGGTATGGGCACGATGCGTTCCTCGGTGAAAGTTGTCACGTCTCAAGGAACAAGTGTAGTTCAGGCGGAGGAAGGGGAGAGCCGGCCTGTAAGCCGGGTTCTGTCGGGGGCAATCATTCGTCTAGGACGCCTGTCGCCAGGCGCCTCCAGCGATCTACCCGGGAGCGGCGTGCGGGCCACACGCATGGTGCTCCCCTATTTGATCTTGCTCCGGGTGGGGTTTGCCGTGCCGCGGTCGGTTGCCCGCCGCGCGGTGCGCTCTTACCGCACCGTTTCACCCTTGCCTGTGCCCGAAACGGGCCATCGGCGGTCTGTTCTCTGTGGCACTTTCCGTCGCCTCGCGGCGCCCAGGCGTTACCTGGCACCCTGCCCTGTGGAGCCCGGACTTTCCTCTCCCGCTCGAAGGCGGCAGCGATTGCCCGGCCGGCTCTCCAAGTATCATTAGACCAGAAAACGCCGTTAGGTTTCCGGCTTTTGCCGTTCCAGCGCCGTCTGGTAGAGCAATTTTTTCCGCGCGCCGGTGATTTTCTCCGCCAGGGAGACGGCAATTTTGAGGGAGCATTCTTCCAGCAGCAGATCCAGCACGCGGCGCTGCTCCGCCGACAGGCTGGCCTTGTCCCGGGGGGCGCCCTCCAGAACCAGGACGAATTCCCCTTTCCGCCAGTCGGGGTGATCCCGGAAGTGCAGTGCCGCCTCGGCGATCTCGGTGATGATGAGGCGCTCGTGCACCTTGGTCAGTTCCTTGGCGATGACCAGGCGGCGCTGCGGCGGAAAGGTGGCGGCCAGGTCTTCCAGGCAGGGCAGGATGCGGTGGCAGGATTCGTAGAACACCAGCGTACGCGGCTCGTCGCGCAGAGCCTCGAAGAAGCGGCGGCGGGCGCTCGAAGTCCGGGGCGGAAAGCCCTCGAAAGCGAAGCGGTCGGTGGGCAGCCCGGCGGCGGAGAGGGCGGCGATGGCGGCACAGGGGCCCGGAACGGGACTGACCCGGATGCCGGCTTCGTGAGCGGCCCGGACCAGCAGAAAGCCTGGATCGTTGATGAGCGGCGTGCCGGCGTCGGAAACCAGCGCCACATCGCTGCCGGCCCGGAGACGGTCTAGAATGTCGTCGATCCGGGTGCGTTCGTTATGGTCGTGCAGAGCCGTGACCGGCGTGGAAATCCCGTAGCGGCTCAGCAGCTGTTGGCTGTGGCGGGTATCCTCGGAGGCGATCAGGTCGGCCTGGCGCAGCGTCGCCAGCGCCCGCTCGCTGATGTCGCCAAGATTGCCGATGGGCGTGGCGACCACATACAGCGTGCCGCTCATTCAATCGCGGAAACCGGCTTGCGGCTGCCCAGGCGGGCCAGCCGGCGGTAGGCGAGATAACCCCATTGGCGCAGAACCAGCCAGTAGATACCCAGCAGCAGTCTGGCGATGGTGAAATAACCGGAAATGCGTTTCATGGCAGCTTTCCTGTAGAGCAAAGGATTCAGAAACATAAAAGCAAACCTTGAGCCAGTTGATGAAAAACAAGGAATTGGAACTGCCAGGCACAGGCGCTGTTCAATTTTTCGACACAGGATTGTCTGGCAGCCCATCAGGGCTGTCAATGTAACCGCGCCAGGTGACCGTTTGATGAAGCGGAACTTCCTCCTGTGACCGGGCATGGTTTACCATGGTTCCGGTATGTGCGATTGCAAAGGGGGAGTTTGATCGTGACCACGCCGACCGCCTTGCCTGCCTGGAATGCGTTGCAGGCGCACCGGCAGGAAATTGCCGGCCAGCATCTGCGCGACTGGTTCGCCGCCGACCCGCAGCGTTTCCAACGTTTCTCCCTGCGCTGGGGAGACATCCTGTTCGACTATTCCAAGCACCGGATCACTGACAAGACCCTCGGGCTACTGCTGCAACTGGCCGAGCAGAGCGGCCTGGCAGCCAGGATCGAGGCGATGTTCAGCGGCGAGAAGATCAACGTCACCGAAGACCGGGCCGTGCTGCATGTGGCCCTGCGCAACTGCAGCGATCGCCCCATCTACGTCGATGGCGAGGATGTGATGCCGGCGGTGTGGCGGGTGCTGACTCAGATGCGCCGTTTCAGCGAGCAGGTGCGCGGCGGTCAGTGGCGGGGCTTTACCGGGCGGCCGATCACCGACGTGGTCAATATCGGCATCGGCGGTTCGGATCTGGGGCCGCGCATGGTCACCACCGCGCTGACGCCCTATCACAAGGAAGACCTGCGGGTGCATTACGTCGCCAACGTGGATGAGGCGGACCTGATCGAAACCCTCAAGGGGCTGGATCAGGAAACCACCTTGTTCCTGGTGGTCTCCAAAACCTTCACCACCCAGGAAACCATGACCAACGCCCGCTCGGCGCGGGACTGGCTCCTGACCGCCGCGGGGGGTGACGAGACCGCCATCGCCCGCCATTTCGTCGCCGTCTCCACCAACCGTCATGCGGTGCAGGCCTTCGGCATCGACCCTGAGAACATGTTCGAGTTCTGGGACTGGGTCGGGGGGCGTTATTCGCTGTGGTCGGCGGTGGGCCTTTCCATCGCTCTGGCAGTGGGCATGGACCGCTTCGAGGAACTGCTGCAGGGCGCCTTCGAGATGGACGAGCATTTCCGCACCACGCCGTTCTCCCGCAACCTTCCCGTGCTCATGGGGCTGCTGGGCATCTGGTACGCCGATTTCTTCGGCGCCGAATCCCACGCGGTGCTGCCTTACGATCA comes from Methylomarinovum tepidoasis and encodes:
- the pgi gene encoding glucose-6-phosphate isomerase, which translates into the protein MTTPTALPAWNALQAHRQEIAGQHLRDWFAADPQRFQRFSLRWGDILFDYSKHRITDKTLGLLLQLAEQSGLAARIEAMFSGEKINVTEDRAVLHVALRNCSDRPIYVDGEDVMPAVWRVLTQMRRFSEQVRGGQWRGFTGRPITDVVNIGIGGSDLGPRMVTTALTPYHKEDLRVHYVANVDEADLIETLKGLDQETTLFLVVSKTFTTQETMTNARSARDWLLTAAGGDETAIARHFVAVSTNRHAVQAFGIDPENMFEFWDWVGGRYSLWSAVGLSIALAVGMDRFEELLQGAFEMDEHFRTTPFSRNLPVLMGLLGIWYADFFGAESHAVLPYDQYLRHFPDHLQQLDMESNGKRVDLEGRAVDYATGPIVWGQPGTNGQHSFFQLLHQGTHLVPCDFLVAARSHHELGDHHRILVANCLAQAEALMRGRTFEEARAELEAEGVPEDRLDLLAAAKIFPGNRPSSLFLYPKLTPRILGSLIACYEHKVFVQGAIWNVNSFDQMGVELGKQLARRILPELEGGQIGEHDASTRALIEVYRHWQTRP